The genome window TGTCTATACACGTTAGCTATACACAAAAAGAATCATCTAAAGACACCGTCTACCTCATGAAATGGAGTAAGCATATTGTTTCTTAATGCAGATGTTAAAATGGAGTAGGCATATTCTTATATAAGTTCATATTTTATacccaattttaaattacaaaaatttgtcaTTTATACCGTTTCTTAATGACAATCCTATacacctttaattttttagaaatttgaaatttgtcaAAGTTCATCTCGAGATAGTTGAAAATTATACCGAAATTAAACTCCAATTGTTTTAAAATGATTTCGTAATTTGCAATTAATTCATTATGTGTGTCCATGCTCAAATCAGTATGGTAAAAACATATTCAAGGAGTTGATAAAAGAATTTTACCAtattttgtggggggggggaaATAAGACAGTAATATACAGTTTAAAGCATACATAAACAGTATAAATATAGTTTAGGCAGGTTATAAGTTATGGCcgtaattaaattaaatgcaagaGAAAGGGAAAGGGATCGAATACGCACTAGGGGGTTGAGTGACCACATAAGCCGCTCCTCCAAAGTAACAAGTACCCATGGCACGGCTCTTCTTCTGATAATAACTGTTGAACGCGAACGAAGCATGGGCCTCAACAGTATTAGGACTATAACACGTGGAACCTGGCTGGATCGGATGGCAGTCAGCACCACCCTCACCACAAGCATAATCTAGAGCCGTCTGCAGCTTCTCTTTCCCCACATCACCCTTCGCCACGCACCACGTGTTCCCTGACGTACTCTTCGACACGCCTCCGCCTCCGCCTCCGCTACCGTTTACCGGTGTTCTCGCGTGTTGGTTACCGGGCACGGCTGTCCGCGGCGTGTCGTGGTAGTTCTTCAATCCCTCCACGGTAAACGGTATGTCGTAAACTTTCTCCTCAGTAGGGTAAAACAACCCGTAGTTACGCTCCGATGTGGGACCGTTCTTGTTGTTCTCGTTGAAAAGAGCGAACAAATAAACGGTCAGATCTGCCTTGGGTCTCAATGGGGTCCCACCTCCGGTCAAAATCCGACGGACCAGATTTCCGTTATAAGCTGCAGCGTTTGGAACCGACGCGCCTACTTCGTTTTCGTCTCCTTTAGAAGGCCAACCCGTTTCCGTTACGACAACCTTGATATCGTCGTATTTCAAAGCTGACATGGCAGCAAAAACGGCGTCGATTTGAGCGTCGAATAAGCTAAAATATCTTAACCCATTACCCGCATCCACTACGCCCGGGTTTTCACGGAACAAAGCGTAGTCTAAGGAGATGACGTCGGCGTTCGACTCGTAAGCGAAAAATGGGTAGGCATTAACCATGAGGTACGACCCAGTTTGGCGAAGGAAACCCAACAAGGGCTTGAAAACGGATTCTACTAGTTCGGGTCGGAAAGACCCGGCTGAAGAAGGGTAGGAGTTTTGAAGTGCGCTGAGAGCTATAGGGGAAGAGATTTTGATGTCATTATTGAAGTTGTACTTAACGAGAGCGTCATGGAGGTTTTTCATTGCGGGTAGGAGGTACCGGGTTGTATTATTTGGGTCGACGAAGACTTCGTTTCCTACAGCAATGGCTTCGATTTGTGTTGAGGGGTGGTAGGCAGCGACATTCTTCTGGACCCATGTGGAGGCGAAGGATTTGCTTCTGGCGGCGGCGAAAAGGAGCCCGTTTGGGAGGTCCACGGTGACTTTGATGTCGGATCCGGATAAGGCATTGAGAACCGCCGGGTCGGAGTCGAAGACCTTGACCCGATTTAGACCCTGAGATTTGAGAAGAGACACAACCTTTGATGCTGGGGGAAGGTTGTTTGCGATTCTACCATAGTTCACTCCTATGGAACCCGCATCTGCAAATGTAGTAACGTAAAACAACGTTAGAAGTaagaactaaaaacaaaaaacgaaGGCTCATTTTGAGTATTAAAGCAAATGCTGAAGAAAGTGAACTGTTTTTGCAAGTATGTTTTGGTTTTACTTTGTTCTCTGTTTcttttaaaccaaaacaaacaagcaaaaactCGTCATTGTAGTCAAATACTTTCAGCGAAACAAAAACGGAAAATGAGAAAGCCTCAGGCTTGTGATTTTACCTGCTAATGCGAGGAGAGAAATGAACAAGAAGAGGCAAGAGAAAGCTAGGCGCTCCATGCTCTGGTTCTGGTTCTGGTTCCGAGAGAAACAGAGCAGGTGAGAAAGTGAGTTGTTTTAATTTTGCTTGCTGTATTTCTGGGGTTGTTTGTACTGTCCGTGAGAGTAAGTGGGTGAGAACTGAGGAGTCTTTTATGGAGGAGAGAGGAATTGAGTGCATCGAGGTACTAGTGGGGTGGGACCCGCTGTTGGTAGCTCATTTGCCCATTGACAAGCACTAAAGGCTGAAAATAAGACTTGAGAGTTAATAAGAGAAGAGTGCAGGCTCAACGGATCGGACCAAGGTCTTCACCGTACGGttctttctcataaaaatgTACAATTATATCACCAGTAAAACGAATTAAGAGCCGTTAGATCTGAAGATCATTTCGGGGACCCACTTTATTAACGTTACAAATCTCAAATCAGTGG of Quercus lobata isolate SW786 chromosome 8, ValleyOak3.0 Primary Assembly, whole genome shotgun sequence contains these proteins:
- the LOC115957409 gene encoding glucan endo-1,3-beta-glucosidase 12, yielding MERLAFSCLFLFISLLALADAGSIGVNYGRIANNLPPASKVVSLLKSQGLNRVKVFDSDPAVLNALSGSDIKVTVDLPNGLLFAAARSKSFASTWVQKNVAAYHPSTQIEAIAVGNEVFVDPNNTTRYLLPAMKNLHDALVKYNFNNDIKISSPIALSALQNSYPSSAGSFRPELVESVFKPLLGFLRQTGSYLMVNAYPFFAYESNADVISLDYALFRENPGVVDAGNGLRYFSLFDAQIDAVFAAMSALKYDDIKVVVTETGWPSKGDENEVGASVPNAAAYNGNLVRRILTGGGTPLRPKADLTVYLFALFNENNKNGPTSERNYGLFYPTEEKVYDIPFTVEGLKNYHDTPRTAVPGNQHARTPVNGSGGGGGGVSKSTSGNTWCVAKGDVGKEKLQTALDYACGEGGADCHPIQPGSTCYSPNTVEAHASFAFNSYYQKKSRAMGTCYFGGAAYVVTQPPRYGSCEFPTGY